The Acidimicrobiales bacterium DNA segment TCGGTCGTGACCAGGGCGACCGGCCCGCCCCGCCGCTCGAGGAGGGCGTTCGTGGCCACCGTCGTCCCGTGCGCTAGCAGGCCGGGCCGGCCGGCGCCGAGCCGGTCGACGGCGGCCCGCACGGCCGTGCCCGGGTCGGCCGGGGTGGACAGGACCTTGACGACGCGGCCGTCGTCGGCCACCAGGTCGGTGAACGTCCCGCCCGTGTCGACGCCGACGTTCACGGCTCGACCACCCAGACCTCCTCCTCGCCGAGCCGGTCGTGGAAGGTCCGCACCAGGCGGCCGACGGCCTCGTCGTCCCCGTCCCACACCACGACGGCCTCGTCGGCCGCCCTGGCCAGGAACTCGTCCCGCCGCCGCAGCGCCCCGCCGGCCTTCTGCTTCGAGTCCGGCACCTCCTTCTGGAGCACGACCTCGCCGGCGGCGCGCCGCAGCAGGCCGAGGAAGCGCTCCTTCGACGCCGCCGGCCAGGGCGCGTGGAACGCGGGGAAGGCGAGGACGGCCGTGTAGGGCACGCCGGCCTCGGCCGCCGCCTCCGCGCCCAGCTGCTCGGCGCCGAGCCCGAGCCCGGTCAGCACGTGGACGTCGGGGTGGAGCTCCCGCTTCGCCTCGAGGATCTCGGCCAGCCGGCGGCGCACCTTCCCGGCGACCGGGTTCTCGTCGTAGCCGCCGAGCTCGGGCGGGCGGTGGCCGGCCACCACGACCAGGCGGCCGGCCGGCAGCCGGGGGTCGCGCCGCGTCGCCCCGCCGCCCCCGCCCCCGCCGCCGGCCGGCAC contains these protein-coding regions:
- a CDS encoding hydantoinase/oxoprolinase N-terminal domain-containing protein; its protein translation is MNVGVDTGGTFTDLVADDGRVVKVLSTPADPGTAVRAAVDRLGAGRPGLLAHGTTVATNALLERRGGPVALVTT
- a CDS encoding RNase H family protein, which codes for MTTLVYTDGACLGNPGPGGWAWAVPDGPFASGAEARTTNQRMEITAALEALRALEGPVTVVSDSTYVVNCWRDRWWEGWLAKGWVNSAKKPVANRDLWEPMVEQFRHRQGLRFQWVKGHSGDAMNDVVDRLAVEAATTQQGRSGDRPPEELGPADAVVPAGGGGGGGGATRRDPRLPAGRLVVVAGHRPPELGGYDENPVAGKVRRRLAEILEAKRELHPDVHVLTGLGLGAEQLGAEAAAEAGVPYTAVLAFPAFHAPWPAASKERFLGLLRRAAGEVVLQKEVPDSKQKAGGALRRRDEFLARAADEAVVVWDGDDEAVGRLVRTFHDRLGEEEVWVVEP